Sequence from the Sardina pilchardus chromosome 15, fSarPil1.1, whole genome shotgun sequence genome:
CATTCAGTTGATCGTCTGCATCCGTGCAATCACAGCTCGTCGTGTTTGGTCCGGGCGATCATGGTCAGCTTTGAGAGCTGAGCCTGGAACTTGCCCTCTCTATGGGTCACTGAGGATGAAAAAGAACAGAATGCTTCACTCAAATTGTGTACAATAAAGAAAGGCAATAACCTAGCTTTGTGATTATGCTCTTTTGGGAGTCATCCAGTAGATAAAGCCAATCAAATGCTACTGAAAAACTATGACCCCATAAACGTCAACTGCCAAACCGGCCCACGGTGGCAGCCATAGGCAGCCAACTGCTGCTcgaggagtaaaaaaaagcactGCTTTGATCTCAGTTCAAAGTACACGCTTTACAGCTGTGCTTGTTGAGATGGTTGTCAGGAAATAAGTGCCAGTTCGGAGAGGTAGAGGAGCTGACAGGTAACGGAATACATCAACGGCCTTGAAAGATCACCTGAGGTTTCCCCAACGATGTACTCTTCCTCCTTCAAAGGCACATCCTTTTGTCCTCCCACAGCAGACTGGGACTGTAGGGGGGgggataaaaagaaaaacagtggcAGTGACGGGATGTGACAAACCCGAACATCAAGAGGCCTGAGATACAAGGAGAAACTGCATCCTGAAACAAGCAGAGATAAGTGACAAGGGCAAGAGAAGTGTACTCTATTTtttttagtgtgtatgtgtgtgagacttatttcctagataaaaaaaaaaaaaacacccatctTTTTTGTATCTATACataggtgctgctgctgcaactgGAGTTGTATGGAGGCCACGAGACAAGCGTTTGCTCGGTGCACTGCAGTTGTGAAGGACTCGGATCAGATCCTGCCGTCCTGTACTGAGCGGTCCGTTCTCCTACTCTTCCGACTCATTTCTAGATCACAGGCCCGGCACAGAAACAGGACTTGTGACAGAAACAACGCTGCCTGTCTGGCGTGCCGGAGGACGATTAAGGATTCTGGGTCACCTGTGTGGCCTGCTTATCCTCCACTCAGGGCAAAGCGATTGGTGCAAACATGTTTTGACTCGTGTAGAGGATCAGACAAATAATTTTGTGGTTGACAACATGGCTGGTCCAGAGAGAGCTAACGAATGTCCCCATCACTGTTCAACCATCACTCAAGCATGGTTTTGTAGGACAGCACAGCTCAACAGAAATGCGAGCCTCTCGTAAACAGCACATCATCTGCATAGAGTGCCTGTTAGCACGATACACGTGCAGCCCTCTGTAAGATGCAAGTCCTTCACACTCTGGTATACGTACATGATTAAATTCTTCTACAAACATTCTTCTATTATTAGCTTATAAAAGCTAATAATAGCAAATAATGGCTCTACAAGAACAAGAGACATTGTTGGAGTCATATCCATCAGACTAAACTGTGATGCAAATTGGTTAAGGTGGCTCGCCTACTACAGAAAGGATGCATGCAAGTTTTTCAAACTTACTTTATACCTTTAAGCATCATAGTGAACCTCACATATCAATACTAGCTCTACTCTAAAGGTTGAATTCCAGCCACTTTAAACAAAGCAATAACAGTATTAGAAACTGATAGGGCCCTGATGTCTTAGCTTGGAGTCATCAAGGTCAAACAGACCTGTTTGATTAATTGAAACCAAAATGTACCTTGAACTTCAACATTctgtaatgtttttttatttgtaaaatCTTCTATGCTGCAGCAGTTGTTGTGAATGTATTACTATGGAGGACCTTCTCCAGGAATATTACACAAAGGTGAACACAAAGCATTAATGATCTCAATAAAGACAATCATTGTAGATTTGCTGATCTGGATACTTACATAAGCACCTACGAATTCCATTTTTGATCCTGTGATCTCTGCCTTGAACTGAGTGAAAAACAAGTAGGACTTGCCTTGCGGCCTGtcaaagaatgagagaaaacacCTCAGAAAAATGTATGGCACACTTCACTTGGCACCAAAAGGCAACACATGCGAGGGAACAGGACAACTTACCTCCACACAGAGCAAGACAGAAGCTTGTCGTCATCACTGAGGCCCACGCTCATTTGCCATTGCTAGTTAAAGAAGCCAGTAAAGAAAGAGTTAAAATGGAATTCAAGGTTTCTGAACTTGATGAGACAAACTGAAAATAGCTCACATTACCTCATTGGTCCCTCCTTGAGATGCATATGTGAAGGAGCATTTGTGATTTTTCTGCAAGATAAGAGGGAAGGTGAAGAAAGAGACACAATTCAGAACTCAAACATAGAAGTTTCTCAGTCTAAAAGGAATTCACAACCCCACAATGCTTAATTAACTCAGGTCTAATTCACTGCAATCTCGCTGCCACATTACAATGTGCAACTATGTTTGCTGCATACTATGTTTTCTCTCACATGAAAATGCCCATATACATCAGTTCACTGAAAATGTGTCATTCACAGTTATGAACAAGAGCAACTTGCAGTGCTATGCCGCAAGTTACAACAAGGGAGTTCAAGCCTTCCTCTGGATGACCAGCACTATATGTGGAGTTCTGTTTTGGCACAGATTAAAAGTCTGCAGAGTAACTCTGTAAGCAAATCTGGTCAAATTTAGTAAAGCTGGTATATATCAAGACCTTTCACCTGTCTACTCTTTACTGACTACTATGTGCTTACTTGTGAAATGCACTGCAGGTGGCGCATTATGATTAGCCATCGTTGCTGGTGACGTTGAGTTTTGCCCACCAATGAATAGCCGAAATGTTGCACTTCCGCACTGACGTGTCCACATTTAAAGCGTTGCTTTTTGTACCAAATCAATGGGCTTATATTGGGTAAACCCATTAATCATatttaaaaatggcaaaacaaccAGAGTGTAGTTAATATAATTCATTCCGTATTCCTCTTTAAACGATGATGTTCgtagctgcagctgcagctgctgactGGTGGAATTCACCGCTAGCCACGTCTACCACACAGCAACTGAACTCTTCTGCCTACCACGAGCTAAGGAAAAACATGAATGAAAATCGATGTTAACGTCTACcttttattttccaaaatactataTTAATATGATCGTTACATCGATCAATTGGAATTTAAAGTATGCCCTGTCAACAACGGTCATTCACGACAAACCTGTCCATTCAAAACAGACAACTGAGTTAGCAGTTCACCGAACTAGCTTAGTACTTTAGCTGCAAGAAAGACCAGCTAGCATGTTTTGACACAATTTTAACTCATAGGACAATCTCCTGGTAAGTGCGAGTATTCAAGTACGATCACAGATTATCTTTTAGTTAGTTGCTACCCCATGTTAATCAGGTAACAAGTTCACTCGTCAAAGTTTGGCATCACTGTTtgcaagctaacgttagttagctatgttaaatagcctacttacaaTATTCTGGGAGAAAGTGTGAACAACTCCCCCGGGTTTTACGTTGAATTCCACCGTGTTTGTGTTCTCGGATGAAGCAACCGCAACGACGATGAGAACAACAGTTCCGAGCAGAATATTAGCGGACGGACCTGCACTTCTGCTGTTACTGAGGAGGGCCATGTTGGCTTTTTAGGTTGACGCACCAGCACAGAGTGAAAGAGTTGAGGGCAAGGAGGttccagtgttgccagataTTGCGTGACGTCACGAGAGAAAATGTCAACAGTAGTAGCTACAGCTGACCCCCCAAATATTCAGCAAAAGACACTACGAGGCTACTTATGGTAAAACCTAACACAATAGTACTCCAGTATCTTTACATGTCCATGAACATGTCTTACCTATAGAGATATTTTGGTGTCATTTGTTTTcttgaataaataataaaaaaacaaggcCCAGGCTACAATTATTAGATTTCacaaccaagcctatttacggtaacccccccccccaaaaaaaaacagttaattTAAAGTCACTATAACAAAGCAACCTTTGCGGGCCAGAAACATCACCAACCGAACAATGAGCATTGAGCACAACAAGAGCATTTCACTGAGGTCATCATGCAGGTACCCTCTTTGGTGTTTCATTGAATCAAAGATACTCTTGAATTAGGTGATTGAATTAGGCCCATGACACCTCCAGAAGTCTCAACAGTGGTGCCTGGCATCCCACACCCATCCCTCCATATTCATGATGGGTCCTCTAACAAATAGGGGCTTCATAAAGCTTCAACAAGGCTTCACTAGCAAGTGCTCATGATGTGTTGATGCAGGCTCTAAGTAAAGCTATAAGCCTATTGGCCATAGAAAACCTCAGAAGCAGGGACACACAACATCACCAAAACAGTAATCAACAGCATTTCACTGGGATTATCAAGCAGCCATCTTCCCTCTTCGGTGTTTCGTTGAATTATGTGCACAACACCTCCAGAAGTCATTCTCCTCATTGCCGTGGTCATTTGTGATCCAATCAGCAACTACTGTAGACAAACTACAAGCCTAGCAAAAGACACTTCCATACATGTCCATTTATTTTGAGTCAatatcccagatagcaaaatcagATTGGCAGATAGCTGACTGCTGGTGACATGCTGCCAGACACATGCCACTTGTAGTCTGCTGTTGGACCACCATTtgtttttatatttaacttGTCATGAATATTaagaaaagacatgaaatgttattaagatgcaccgcatagcggtacacaatgtgaccgccgctcagttctgcacattctctccacaaaaatagattgacgcttgtcaacttttCCTGTaactcctatttgtgcaattatTTGCAGCTTGTGTATATAAatgagcgtgtgcatgtgtttgtttgcttttgtgtataagactgtgtgtggatgcgtgtgtgtgtgtctgtgcgtgtgtctatgtgcatgtgtgtgtgtgtgtgtgtgtgtgtgtgtgtgtgtgtgtgtgtgtctgtacgtgtgaatctgtgggtgtgtacatatgtaacgtgtgtgtgtgtgtgtgtgtgtgtgtgtgtgtgcagtaaatcTTAACACTTCGCTCAgtagcaccatctgcaggcagatgggtgtacagtcactacatttattcatatttattttataaCCCCCCATGCATGAAATTctacaaaacttggcatactcccagagaaTACCTGGTCTCTTTTCACTTCATTTTCAcaaatcgagggctgagaaccaaagtgacatttcaccaactttacaggagagccaaaacaaatataACTGCTTTTATGTTCAccgttaaagacctttggtttttgttcaataactatatatttataaatattttacttctataattttgtcagctaagagagttcatcaagagctttcaggtgatatatataacaaaTGTTttaccaaaatgtcacttacgcccctttggttctcagacCACGAAATGTTAATATAAATTGGGATTTTGGATTAGTCTATTGCTGTATTCATCTGGTTTCAAAtaaggcacccccccccccaaaaaaaaacaaaaaaaattcaACACAAACAACCAGAGCACATGGGCAAGCAGAAGGTGGAAAACTGCACATTAAGCAAAAGTTACACCTGCGCTCAAATCCATGCTCCTCCGCACTCCATACAAGAGCCAGCTGGCTGGTTTTCATATATGTACATAATAAATATggaacaacacagacacatgctgtTGCTCTTCCAAAAATAACAGCTTCAGTCTAACAAACACCTCACCTGTCTCGTCCAGCTGGCCTCACTGTTGCATCTGGGCCCAAACATAACAGGCATTTCAGGATGTTCATTAAGTCTCAAGTTCACAAATGCATTGCACAGACCATTTGGTTTTATTCAGGAGCTATGAAGGGAAAGCACAGTCTAGAGGATGTTCTGCACGGAACAAACTGTCAAGAGTATGATCAACAAGCACTCACAAAACCCATATTTGTGGACAATGAGGCCCTTGTTAAGACCAAGTAAACATTTTCCTTTACAAGAATCAGACATTGTAAGCCGCTGGAAACAAGAAGGGTATAAATAATGACAATTTTAAATGGCCATGTCAGTCTACAAAAAACAGAGTAAATACTATCCCACAGTAAAAATAAACACCAGTAATTCTGTCCCTCCATTAATTTTCTCCCtcagcacaaacaaaaacagaaatatgCTATTGCCATAAACTGGTGGTGAAATGTGTACTGTGTCTCAAGACCTGTTTCATAATGCCACTTGGTGAGACTACTGATACAAAAACTATGGAAACTGGAAATGCATCATATAGAAGTGAGCGGTGATTCTCTTTGCATCCACTGACTCTAGACAGTCAAGATGGCTATATTTAGCGTATATAGGTTTACTGATGAGGTGTGTATTTAGCGAGGCGTTCTGCAACACATGCTGTTTAACTGCCCCCACACATCCCTGTGCCGTACGGTGAGCTGGGCCAGACACTGAACTCAGCACTGTTCCACATGCTCTCTGTCTGACACAGGACCTGTGGAATTTCTCCACTCCGTGCCATCCCCAACCTCCAGGATCATGGGCCGCTCCTTGGCTGAAGCTTAGTATGTTGGAACTTGTACAGCAAAATCCTTCAGTCGTTTAACCATCAGCTCTACAGTATTTACTTAGATTTACATTTAAAAAGACATTAAATCAGAACCGTTAATGTCATAAACACAAAGTGACTGACAGTGTAGCGCCTTTTATGTGGGACAAACGTTTTATCTAGTTAGACCTTTGGATGGATGTGCTTCACACGTCCTTGTTAAAGTAAACAGAGGATTCATCTGTAGCGCGGCACACATATGGTGAGTTCATACGTGACAGCTGTGCTCTTTGTGTTGGGAATGAGAAAAAATGGGGTgaaggaaaaggagaaaaagtgaTGCTTCTCTTTACATGAAAAACTTTAATCAAAAATACAATTTGTTTACACTTCATACAAAAGTGCAAATTACAGTcattcaaacattcacaaatATTTTGTGTTCAACATTCCAAATTTGCAGCACAGAGAGCGACATGCATTGAATTGAAAGGTGTGGCATTAAAGCGATATGTGTGGAATATATGAGCTAGCTGATGAAAAGGACATCCGAAATAATCATCCTTAAAGCTCAAAGCTTGATATTGATGTGGACACATTGTTGATTACActatgttattattgttatgcaTGTAGTTAATGGCTTACCTCTTTCACATCTCAGTTACTCAATTACTACTGACTGAACTGCACACAATTGCATCAGTATTAAAGGAAAAACTGTTATTTTGTACTGTGCTCAAATAAATAGAAATCCTTAGAACTTGATTTCTCCTCTTGAAGAAGTTAGTCTCTGTGAAAGAACAACAGTTTTTTAGTCAAGGATCTAACTTATACATTTAGATCCTTGTCTATAACTTGTCTATCTTTTGGACATTGGACATACTTACACAGTTATTCTGCAGTTGCGCATGTGTACATGCGGGCCTGTGTATCTGACGTCACACCTGACAACATTGTTGGAGAAATCAGACTCCTCCACCTGTCGTGAAGGGTTCACTGTGACCTGTAGGAAAGACACAGCTTTTAAAGGAAACGTCACTTCTGTTTTGTAACGCTGAGTTCAAGTAAACGACTTCACACTACCTTCAGAATGTAATTTCCTGGAGGCACATCAGTGATGTCAATCCACTGACAATCAATGTTGGCATGATATGTATCATAGCAACCAGGGCCCAATCCCTATGGGAATCATCACAAGAAGAATATCTTTTACaatataaaaatgcaaatggCAAAAGGTGAGTTGCAGAAAATTGTAACATTGGGGACAGAAGCATTATTTAGGAGCTGAGTGGAGCTTCAAGAAGGTTATTTTacctgtgtgtgaactgtgcaaGCGTAGCGTCGCCTTACACCGGGATCACAGCTAGTGTCCTCAAGACAGAAACTTGCCTTGTGTCCCTCAGCCACTTTTCTCTCAGTGGAGATTTCCAACAGGTCGTAATTACTGAAAGCCTCCATGCTGTGGTAGTGCCTGAGCGTAGATAATTGTGGAGAAGAATAGATGCACTTATCTGGCAGTATCACTAAATATAAATGCCATAAAACATCTTTAGttcagctccctctctctcctgtcaacTTTTACTTGCTATGAATATAACTACTGCATGTTGTTGACTGACTCATAGGTCTAAATGTAGCCTGGAGCCAATGCATCAATGGACTGTTGGAACAAGTGGAGGTGGAAATATATTTAATGTGCCAATAATTTATTTAATAGTGAACTCACTGATGGCAACTATGCCACTCCCACTCATGTCTTGGTTTTACTGGCAAGAAGTCAGCAGTTCCTTGATTCTTGACTCTCTGAGGGAATCGAAGTAGTACTCTGTAGTCAAGGTCTCTGACACTTGGACTATAGGCAGACCTTGATggggaaatacaaagaaaatgATGTCTTACCATGTCTTTCACATATTACAAATGTATCAACTGTATCTTTATTGTATAGTCTTGTATATGTTATAAAAGACTtgcaaaaaatatattaatatcTTTGTTGTTGTGTATCATTAACCACTAATAGCTGTACTATGGCAATGCGGAGTACAGAAACGTTTAAGTTACCGAGAGAGACAGTTCTCCTCAGCTGCACATCTCAGTGCATACATCTGCACACGCTGGATATAAGATGCTGCTTGAATGTAATAAGGGTCAGGGATGAGGTCTGGAAGACCTGAGAAAACAAAGAACAATATAGAACGCAGACATTATTACACTATTAGCCTATAATAGGGCCTGATTAACTCAGACATTATTACACTATTACAGGGCCTGATTATGTGCTTTATTAAAGGCAGGACCTGGCCAGGGAACATATgcatttaattttttagaaatgtatgaaaatgtctAGCATCAGATGTCATCATCACCTACCATTATGGAAGTACCTGGTGCCATAACCAGATGCAGGTGGAGGATGGCCTGGTGGTCTTATTCTCCCACTTGAGGGATACATATTGTGAAAAACTGAATTCCTGTGATTGTTGCTGCGGGAATCATTGTTGGTCACATTTGCTGCATTGGTCGGCTGGGTATCTTCCTCTGTTGTGTTATAAGCAGCAGCAGAAGGAAACACTTCTTGAGGCACTGCATCTATTTCTCCCGGAGTTATGTCCTGTCCAACCTCTTCAGTGGTACCTTCGGGCTCAGTTTCGTTCAGTGAGGTGTTTCGTCCAACTTCTTGAGTCTCAATGTCCGCATTTTGGTCTGCTGTTATTTCAGCATTGTCCTGTGATGATGCTGATGGTTGGACGTGTACTGCTTCGGACACAGGCTCCTCTTCGACGTGACTGCGCTGTCCCCGCGAGCCGCCGTTCCCAGAATATTCCTGCGTTAAGGCGTGCACACCTGTTGTGCCATGGAGTGCATCGTAAGTGCTAGGGGTGGTTGGATTTGCACTCACAGCATCTCTGCGGAAAGACGCCAAAAACCTCTGATTCCCGTTACTGGAGATGAGGCTGTTTGCCGCGTAGGGACCAGCGTCGGAACTTAAGAAACTTTGTGACTCCCGTAAATTCAGTGGCAAAGCAGAGTCCACCACATTGGGGTGAGGTCGCCGGGACCTAGACGCTGAATCTGATGCTCTGGAAGCGGCGGACCTCCTTGGAATTCCCAAACCTCTATGTGTAGTTAAATAGAACTGACTACGTCTCCTTGACTGCACCGGTCGTTGAAACTGCGATCCAGTGCTCAATAAACTGTAGACATGGCCGTTGCTCTCCCACTGCACTTCATGCCGCCATGGTCCAGCGCGCTCGCGTAAATGGCGCTGTCCGGTGCTTAAATCAACCCATGTATGGAATAGAATAAAAAGCAGAACTATTAACTTAATCATGGTAAATGGATAGAGCTGTTCCactgtgatgtttttttctAATGTGATGAATAGCTCCTAAACTTCAGCTGGAGAATTTAAAGCTTCATTCTGGCTATTAAAGAGGGTGGTGCGTTATAAAGAGACGGCAAAACGGAGGTGTAAGCCACCTACTTGTTCCAAAGTTTATCTACGCATGCACAGATAGCTGTAGGATTTTGAGAAGAAGCACCGTACACTTAACCATTTCGTTTCTGAAATCCTTACACAAGGATATTTGTTTAGTGAGGTAAATGTGGCGAGTAGGTGGCATCAGAGGTGGTTTTCACGTGGAAGGCTGTCAAATTTAAACGTGCAGTACGCGCACTACAAGTAGGTTATGTTGAAACTGGAGGGAAACGGCAGTGAAAGTAGGATAGCGATTAACAGCTAATATGAAAGTCTATAGACTTTAGACTATAGACTATATATGTAAAGTGATAAGTAACTGGAAAGTCCGGTTAAATAAGGAGGATAACTTTTGCATGTAGCATTGAAACGAAATGCTCTTGTTCCATTTTTCCAACACCGTCCGGCTAGCCGACTATAACACCTTTCCCCCCATCTGGCCAATAACAGTAACCAGGGGGCGCCGGGGGTAAAACTTGGCCTGAGCGGTGAACACTTTTTAAGGAGAGGAGAGTTTACATTAAGTGCAAATACCAAGGCAATGGAAAAGCAGACagactgttttctttttttctaaccACAGCTAAACTGGGAGAAACGTAACACTCTAAAATGGCCTTGTCACGAATTGGAAACTATGAAGAGCGCCAGTGTGATTGGGATCTTGTCAGCTTGCAATGGCATATTACAATGCGTGTTTGTCTGACATGTATCACCACACGATGGCGATGCTGAGCATCATCATCTCAACCGCACTTTCCTTTTTAATTTGTTTGGCTCCTTAGATATAATAGTATtatataatagtaatagtaggATTTTTGACatacatgtcaaacatgtcaTACATGAGGGCACAGaacaacatagcctactcctAAAGTAAATACAATATAGAAACCCAAATTTAGGATTCAAACCAAAGTAGCCTAATAAGGAGTAGCATTAGATTATGTGGTTCTTTTACAATGTGTGAAATGCAATGCCAGTTGGAGAGATGGAAAGTATTTCTGATCGTCTCACCTTTCCCCTGTATAGCTGTCCTCAGTCTTAGGGTATGGAGGCTGGACGTGATGAGGAGAAAGTAGCTGGCTGATAGCTATGGGCAAGAGGCCAGTCAAGCTGTCAACCATGGCACGTTGACCATTATGAAGGCCTATCCCTGCCACCCTGACAGTCACGgctaaatataaacacactgaCTGTCCCTGCGCCACAAGCACTTACAGGTCTCTCAGCAATGTGTGACAGAAAGAGGAGCTTTCAGCTATAAGGGCAATTAAGCAACACCATGAAGTGTGAGGATGGATGATGGTTCATTCTGGAGACTTCtgtggtcatttttttttttttttatgaaattaCAAACAGTGTGTCCATACCTTTCATGTTTTACTATGTCATTGGAATATTCTGACTTCAGTTGATTCATGAAAACATATACAATGCTTTGCTTTGAGACTTTGACTAAGATTTGTCGTTTCACAGTAATTCCTTGAATTTGACAATGGAATTTATCTTCTGTTTGTTCAGTGAATATCTACATGTCCAGGGGAGGCAGacaatttgtaaataaaattatttttctaaaaataatttaaatgaGACCTAGGTCACTTTCAAGGAAAAAGTCTAGACAGTATTTGTTTTTGCTCAGGTCAGCCTTCAGTGCAGACACCAGTGTAAAGCCACTTGGGAGTATTTCTGGCTCCTTAAAACAGCGGGTGTGGAAAAGCTGATCACTTGACTGGCTGACGTTTGCTCAGCCTTTCAGACCTCTGTACGTTTGCTCTGGGATTCATCACCCATACCCCACCCAACCATACCATTCATAAAAACCCACGGAAATAATTCTTGTCGCACCTCACAGGGTTGTTTGGTCAATGCTAGCCATGCAGGCAGGGCATTCGTGGCCGTTAGCTGGCATGGGCCTAGTTGTGGTCTGTCTAAGACCACACATAGCAGTGACACATCCAGGGGTTGTCccctcacacatctccacatcaTTGTTAAACAATCTTCAGGGGAGACATTTGGGAGATCCAATTTCATGTATGGCATCATCAAATGTATGGCCTCATTCAGATGGGGTGGGTTCAATTGACTCAAACCACAATTTAACTTCTGATTAGCAGATATCAAAATAGACCATCTTGTTACAGTGCTAACAGACTTTTATTTTCCTCTAAGCCTACGTAGAGTGTCTTGGTTAATACATTTTAGCAGGTGTACCAAATAAATGTTTTGGTAGAATTACCCTAAACTGGAAATAGATCACTTTTCTGTAAGAGGGTTTACCTGGATGTTATTTACTAACAAACATGCGGTTCCTAAACCACTGCCCAATGCAGTAAAGTCAGTTATTTTGATCTACAGG
This genomic interval carries:
- the loxl5a gene encoding lysyl oxidase-like 5a encodes the protein MYPSSGRIRPPGHPPPASGYGTRYFHNGLPDLIPDPYYIQAASYIQRVQMYALRCAAEENCLSRSAYSPSVRDLDYRVLLRFPQRVKNQGTADFLPVKPRHEWEWHSCHQHYHSMEAFSNYDLLEISTERKVAEGHKASFCLEDTSCDPGVRRRYACTVHTQGLGPGCYDTYHANIDCQWIDITDVPPGNYILKVTVNPSRQVEESDFSNNVVRCDVRYTGPHVHMRNCRITVD
- the mydgf gene encoding myeloid-derived growth factor, whose protein sequence is MALLSNSRSAGPSANILLGTVVLIVVAVASSENTNTVEFNVKPGGVVHTFSQNIKNHKCSFTYASQGGTNEQWQMSVGLSDDDKLLSCSVWRPQGKSYLFFTQFKAEITGSKMEFVGAYSQSAVGGQKDVPLKEEEYIVGETSVTHREGKFQAQLSKLTMIARTKHDEL